The following are encoded in a window of Flavobacteriales bacterium genomic DNA:
- a CDS encoding glycosyl hydrolase, whose amino-acid sequence MKHLLLSFLIAIAPIALHAQANRSKAKPEAPKTDHFSGLKFRSIGPAFMSGRIADIAIHPQKASTWYVAVGSGGVWKTENAGTTWTPIFDGQTSYSIGCITLDPQNPEVLWVGTGENVGGRHVAYGDGIYRSMDGGKSWTNLGLKNSEHLSKIIVHPADPNTVWVAAQGPLWSKGGERGVYKTTDGGKTWRRTLGDAEWVGATDLLIDPREPNLLYAATWQRHRTVAGYMGGGPGSAIHRSSDGGETWTKLSSGLPAGNLGKIGLALSPQRPDVVYAAIEEDRRTGGVYRSSDRGMSWTKMSDAVSGGTGPHYYQELYACPHQFDRLYLVSNYLLTSDDGGKNFRRVNVEQKHVDDHAIAFSADDPDHLLVGTDGGLYESFDRARTWRYIANLPVTQFYKIAVDDAEPFYNVYGGTQDNCTQGGPSRTDNIHGIRNDDWYVVLGGDGHQPATEPGNPNIVYAQWQQGNIVRHDRTTGENTYIRPQPAEGEPTERSNWDAPIVVSPHDPATLYFGTQRVWKSADRGDTWTALSGDLTTNTERIRTPYFGTTQGWDNPWDIYAMSDYSSITSLGVSPVVQGLIYAGTDDGLLQVTEDEGRTWRRIEVGRLPGLPATAFCNDIKADLHDANTVFAVFDNHKYGDFKPYIYRSTDRGRTWTSIASGLPERTLLWRVVQDHVKPGLLFLGTEFGVYVSFNGGREWQALKGGLPPIAVRDIAIQRKANDLVLGTFGRGIYILDDYAALREYTEDTPKAEATLFAPRTAAWYSPRQLLGYGPKGMLGDNYYVGANPEFGATFNYFLKEAYTGPRKQRQEAEKKLKEESKPLAFPGWDAVEAEERALEPGVWLVISDAQGKVVDRVKATNSAGFQRVTWDLRASAARPVTRDNMGGSPRGPLVAPGTYTAQLYKQQNGAFTAMSATVPVRVEPLRKGHLPGATPDDAVAYQQRVEALRGKQEALQQRLKEASTRSEVMRTAYTRATRSDAALQDDLLKLHRTVQELDLELNGSKARAQVGEKNAMLSAGDRLGAASGAWSISYGPTPTHRANADIAERMLGDLELRMNGLIQGLPALEERLKAIGAPALEWR is encoded by the coding sequence ATGAAACATCTTCTGCTCTCCTTCCTCATCGCCATTGCGCCCATCGCCCTGCACGCACAGGCCAACCGCAGCAAGGCCAAACCAGAAGCGCCCAAGACCGATCACTTCAGCGGCCTGAAGTTCCGCTCCATCGGACCGGCCTTCATGTCCGGGCGCATCGCCGACATCGCCATCCATCCGCAGAAAGCCAGCACCTGGTACGTGGCCGTGGGCTCCGGTGGCGTATGGAAAACCGAGAACGCCGGCACTACGTGGACGCCCATCTTCGACGGGCAGACCAGCTACTCCATCGGCTGCATCACCCTCGACCCGCAGAACCCCGAAGTGCTGTGGGTGGGCACCGGCGAGAACGTGGGAGGCCGGCACGTAGCCTACGGTGACGGCATCTACCGCAGCATGGACGGCGGCAAGAGCTGGACGAACCTGGGCCTGAAGAACAGCGAGCACCTCTCGAAGATCATCGTGCACCCCGCCGACCCCAACACCGTTTGGGTGGCCGCGCAAGGCCCCCTGTGGAGCAAGGGTGGCGAGCGCGGCGTGTACAAGACCACCGATGGCGGCAAGACCTGGCGGCGCACCCTGGGCGATGCCGAATGGGTGGGTGCCACCGACCTGCTGATCGATCCGCGCGAACCCAACCTGCTCTATGCCGCCACCTGGCAGCGCCACCGCACCGTGGCCGGCTACATGGGTGGCGGGCCGGGCTCCGCGATCCACCGCAGTTCCGACGGCGGCGAGACCTGGACCAAACTCAGCAGCGGCCTGCCTGCGGGAAACCTGGGCAAGATCGGCCTGGCGCTTTCGCCGCAACGGCCCGATGTGGTCTACGCGGCCATCGAGGAGGACCGTCGTACAGGCGGCGTGTACCGCAGCAGCGACCGCGGCATGAGCTGGACCAAGATGAGCGATGCCGTCAGCGGCGGCACTGGTCCGCACTACTACCAGGAGCTCTACGCCTGCCCGCACCAGTTCGACCGGCTCTACCTGGTGAGCAACTACCTGCTCACCTCCGATGACGGCGGCAAGAACTTCCGCCGCGTGAACGTGGAACAGAAGCACGTGGACGACCACGCCATCGCCTTCAGCGCCGATGATCCCGACCACCTGCTCGTGGGCACCGACGGCGGCCTGTACGAAAGCTTCGACCGCGCCAGAACGTGGCGGTACATCGCCAACCTGCCCGTGACGCAGTTCTACAAGATCGCCGTGGACGACGCCGAGCCCTTCTACAACGTGTACGGCGGCACACAGGACAACTGTACGCAGGGCGGTCCCTCGCGAACGGACAACATCCACGGCATCCGCAACGACGACTGGTACGTGGTGCTGGGCGGTGATGGCCACCAGCCCGCCACCGAGCCGGGCAACCCGAACATCGTGTACGCGCAATGGCAGCAGGGCAACATCGTGCGCCACGACCGGACGACCGGCGAGAACACCTACATCCGCCCGCAGCCCGCCGAAGGCGAACCCACCGAACGCAGCAACTGGGACGCGCCGATCGTGGTGAGCCCGCACGACCCCGCCACACTCTACTTCGGCACCCAGCGCGTGTGGAAGAGCGCCGACCGCGGCGATACATGGACGGCCCTCAGCGGCGACCTCACCACCAACACCGAGCGCATCCGCACGCCCTACTTCGGCACCACGCAAGGCTGGGACAACCCCTGGGACATCTACGCCATGAGCGACTACAGCAGCATCACCTCGCTGGGCGTTTCGCCCGTGGTGCAGGGGCTGATCTACGCCGGCACCGACGATGGCCTGCTGCAGGTGACCGAGGACGAAGGCCGCACCTGGCGACGCATCGAAGTGGGTCGTCTGCCGGGCCTGCCCGCCACCGCCTTCTGCAACGACATCAAGGCCGACCTCCACGATGCCAACACCGTGTTCGCCGTGTTCGACAACCACAAGTACGGCGACTTCAAGCCCTACATCTACCGCAGCACCGACCGCGGCCGCACGTGGACCAGCATCGCTTCAGGCTTGCCCGAGCGCACCCTGCTCTGGCGCGTGGTGCAGGACCATGTGAAACCCGGGCTGCTCTTCCTGGGCACGGAGTTCGGCGTGTATGTGAGCTTCAATGGCGGTCGTGAATGGCAGGCGCTGAAGGGCGGGCTGCCCCCGATCGCCGTGCGCGACATCGCCATCCAGCGCAAAGCGAACGACCTGGTGCTCGGCACCTTCGGGCGTGGCATCTATATCCTGGACGACTACGCTGCCTTGCGCGAATACACCGAGGACACCCCGAAAGCCGAAGCCACGCTCTTCGCGCCGCGCACCGCCGCGTGGTACAGCCCGCGCCAGCTGCTGGGCTACGGCCCTAAGGGCATGCTGGGCGACAACTACTACGTGGGTGCCAATCCGGAATTCGGGGCCACGTTCAACTACTTCCTGAAGGAGGCTTACACCGGCCCGAGGAAGCAACGGCAGGAGGCCGAGAAGAAGCTGAAAGAGGAGAGCAAGCCGCTGGCATTCCCCGGCTGGGACGCGGTGGAGGCCGAGGAACGCGCACTGGAACCGGGCGTGTGGCTGGTGATCAGCGATGCGCAGGGCAAGGTGGTGGACCGCGTGAAGGCCACCAACAGCGCGGGTTTCCAGCGGGTCACCTGGGACCTGCGCGCATCGGCGGCACGGCCCGTGACACGCGACAACATGGGCGGCTCACCACGCGGCCCTTTGGTGGCGCCGGGCACCTATACCGCGCAATTGTACAAGCAGCAGAACGGTGCCTTCACGGCGATGAGCGCCACGGTGCCTGTGCGGGTGGAACCGCTGCGCAAGGGCCACCTGCCCGGTGCGACACCGGATGACGCAGTGGCCTACCAGCAGCGCGTGGAAGCCCTGCGCGGCAAGCAGGAAGCCCTGCAGCAACGCCTGAAGGAGGCCAGCACCCGCAGCGAGGTGATGCGCACCGCATACACGCGTGCCACCCGCAGCGATGCCGCCCTCCAGGACGATCTGCTGAAGCTGCACCGCACCGTGCAGGAACTGGACCTGGAGTTGAACGGCAGCAAAGCCCGCGCACAGGTGGGTGAGAAGAACGCGATGCTCTCGGCGGGCGATCGCCTGGGGGCCGCCAGCGGCGCATGGTCCATCAGCTATGGGCCCACGCCCACCCACAGGGCGAACGCGGACATTGCCGAGCGCATGCTGGGCGATCTGGAGCTACGCATGAACGGTCTCATACAGGGACTACCCGCCTTGGAGGAACGCTTGAAGGCCATCGGTGCGCCGGCGTTGGAATGGCGGTGA
- a CDS encoding META domain-containing protein has product MRPAILLALLLPFTLHAQLQPGYDRDEAMELLRVNMSFVDSPMTGMTIAPSERFRRVYRSPVMGLKNMWELHTDDRGTAVIALRGTTAELVSWLENGYAAMIPAQGEIRLENGSIFRYHLADDPRAAVHVGWTVGMAFLQRDIMPKIDSLYAAGTRDILIAGHSQGGALSYLLTAHVRQLQREGRLPADIRFKTYASAAPKPGNTAFAHHYEYHTRGWAFNTVNALDWVPEVPMSLQTVDDFNVVNPFSDAKKAMGQLPLKQRVAGRYVYNKLDKPTRKAQRNYTRFLGTSAGNFVRRELPELETPAYVESNLYVRTGAIVALLPDSGYLARFPQHKETPFVNHMLDPYLYLLERWTPDPHYTEAPPAQDPRITHRQRLITDGIHFHGTGHEAEWMLQINHEGAMGFRMLGDAQGWFTPPVQPARAADANVVLYQAKTERGELRVTIQEQPCTDSMSGDAFPYTVRIDAMDNKMKQHVNGCGQYLPPARLHDVWMLVRVGELPVRPGELREGARLEFFAAEGHLLGGTGCNSLRGPFEVHDKTLRFGPLAQTKVLCHEHAGEVEQEMMKAMSLGWLRYAFRGNELVLSHPDGTDLVFRRVE; this is encoded by the coding sequence ATGCGCCCAGCCATACTTCTTGCGCTCCTCCTCCCCTTCACCCTCCACGCCCAGCTCCAACCCGGCTACGACCGCGACGAAGCCATGGAGCTGCTGCGCGTGAACATGAGCTTCGTGGACAGCCCCATGACGGGCATGACCATCGCGCCCAGCGAGCGTTTCCGCCGCGTGTACCGCTCGCCGGTGATGGGGCTGAAGAACATGTGGGAACTGCATACCGATGACCGCGGCACTGCGGTGATCGCCCTGCGCGGCACCACGGCCGAGCTGGTGAGCTGGCTGGAGAACGGCTATGCGGCGATGATCCCCGCCCAGGGTGAGATCCGCCTGGAGAACGGCAGCATCTTCCGGTACCACCTGGCTGACGACCCGCGCGCGGCCGTGCACGTGGGCTGGACCGTGGGCATGGCCTTCCTGCAACGCGACATCATGCCCAAGATCGATTCGCTGTACGCCGCTGGCACCCGCGACATCCTCATCGCCGGGCATAGCCAGGGCGGCGCGCTGAGCTACCTGCTCACCGCGCATGTGCGGCAGTTGCAGCGCGAAGGTCGACTCCCGGCCGACATCCGCTTCAAGACCTACGCCAGCGCCGCACCCAAGCCGGGCAACACCGCCTTCGCACACCACTATGAATACCATACGCGCGGCTGGGCCTTCAACACGGTGAACGCGCTGGACTGGGTGCCCGAAGTGCCCATGAGCCTCCAGACGGTGGACGACTTCAATGTGGTGAACCCCTTCAGCGATGCGAAGAAGGCCATGGGGCAGTTGCCCTTGAAGCAGCGCGTGGCAGGGCGGTACGTATACAACAAACTGGACAAGCCCACGCGCAAGGCCCAACGCAACTACACGCGCTTCCTGGGCACCTCGGCCGGCAACTTCGTGCGCCGCGAACTGCCCGAGCTGGAGACGCCCGCCTACGTGGAGAGCAACCTCTACGTGCGCACCGGGGCCATCGTGGCGCTGCTGCCCGACAGCGGCTACCTCGCGCGCTTCCCGCAGCACAAGGAGACGCCCTTCGTGAACCACATGCTGGACCCCTACCTCTACCTGCTGGAGCGGTGGACGCCGGATCCGCACTACACCGAAGCTCCGCCCGCACAGGACCCACGGATCACGCACCGCCAGCGACTGATCACCGACGGCATCCACTTCCACGGCACGGGCCACGAAGCGGAGTGGATGCTGCAGATCAACCACGAAGGCGCCATGGGCTTCCGCATGCTGGGCGATGCGCAGGGTTGGTTCACGCCGCCGGTGCAGCCCGCCCGCGCTGCCGATGCCAACGTGGTGCTGTACCAGGCCAAGACCGAGCGCGGCGAACTGCGCGTCACCATCCAGGAGCAGCCCTGCACGGACAGCATGAGTGGCGATGCCTTCCCCTACACTGTGCGCATCGATGCCATGGACAACAAGATGAAGCAGCACGTGAACGGCTGCGGCCAGTACCTGCCACCGGCGCGCCTGCACGATGTGTGGATGCTGGTGCGCGTGGGCGAATTGCCGGTGCGTCCCGGCGAACTGCGCGAAGGGGCGCGTCTGGAGTTCTTCGCAGCGGAAGGGCACTTGCTGGGCGGCACCGGCTGCAACAGCCTCAGGGGGCCTTTCGAGGTCCATGACAAGACCCTGCGTTTCGGGCCTTTGGCACAGACCAAGGTGCTGTGCCACGAACACGCTGGCGAGGTGGAGCAGGAGATGATGAAGGCCATGTCACTCGGCTGGTTGCGCTATGCGTTCCGCGGCAACGAGTTGGTGCTCTCGCACCCGGATGGCACCGACCTGGTGTTCCGGCGGGTGGAGTGA
- the asnB gene encoding asparagine synthase (glutamine-hydrolyzing) gives MCGIAGILSFRPGIVSKEVLKRMTDAIMHRGPDGEGQWIDASARVGLGHRRLSIIDLSAAGAQPMRYMDRYSITFNGEIYNYLELREELERKGVAFVSQTDTEVLLALYHLEGEACLRRLDGMWAFAIWDDLRQELFCARDRFGEKPFHYYKDANAFYFASEMKALWVAGVPKEVGEDAMSAYERARRVHVPARLGDTFYKNIFKLEHSHWMRVHADGRTSITRYYDIDWRKQDFPGTMQEAVEEFRRLFIGSLRYRCRSDVPVGTSLSGGLDSSSIVCNVARWKGQGQVSPHTFSARFEGYKKDEGYFIEKVIERTGVIPHFVRPTGEEMFRDLDTLCYHQEEPFASASIYAQYRVQQLAKEHGISVLIDGQGADELLAGYTYYYPIYLQSMHGLNVPWRTRLKEHRAYQEHDTTGNARKPWVGLTDIRQSMTYLRRGRTISLNEVLHRNFTKGPLQELLRYADRNSMAHGREVRLPFLGHELVEFCFSLPDDRKLQLGWTKYVMRKAFEDVLPPEVAWRRDKLGFEVPEEDWLRRYAPGRTWYRIMREKFDPDHAFKEPKGS, from the coding sequence ATGTGTGGCATAGCCGGGATCCTGTCCTTCCGTCCAGGCATCGTATCCAAGGAAGTGTTGAAACGGATGACCGATGCGATCATGCACCGGGGGCCCGATGGCGAGGGGCAGTGGATCGATGCTTCCGCGCGTGTGGGTCTCGGCCACCGCCGATTGTCCATCATCGACCTGTCCGCGGCGGGCGCGCAGCCCATGCGTTACATGGACCGGTACAGCATCACCTTCAATGGCGAGATCTACAACTACCTGGAGCTGCGGGAGGAACTGGAGCGCAAGGGCGTCGCGTTCGTAAGCCAGACCGATACGGAGGTCTTGCTCGCACTCTATCACCTGGAAGGCGAGGCCTGCCTGCGACGCTTGGACGGCATGTGGGCGTTCGCCATCTGGGACGACCTGCGCCAGGAATTGTTCTGTGCCCGGGACCGGTTCGGCGAAAAACCGTTCCACTACTACAAGGACGCGAACGCGTTCTACTTCGCCTCCGAGATGAAAGCCCTTTGGGTGGCGGGGGTCCCCAAGGAGGTCGGTGAGGATGCGATGAGCGCATACGAACGGGCGCGCCGGGTGCATGTCCCGGCCCGCTTGGGCGACACCTTCTACAAGAACATCTTCAAACTGGAGCACAGCCACTGGATGCGCGTCCATGCCGATGGCCGGACCAGCATCACCCGCTACTACGATATCGACTGGCGGAAGCAGGATTTTCCCGGAACGATGCAGGAGGCGGTGGAGGAGTTCCGAAGGCTGTTCATCGGATCGTTGCGGTACCGCTGCAGGTCGGATGTCCCGGTGGGTACAAGCCTCAGTGGCGGGCTGGACAGCTCCTCGATCGTCTGCAATGTGGCGCGTTGGAAAGGACAGGGGCAGGTGAGCCCGCATACGTTCTCCGCACGCTTCGAAGGATACAAGAAGGATGAAGGGTATTTCATCGAGAAGGTCATCGAAAGAACGGGCGTGATCCCCCATTTCGTCCGGCCCACGGGTGAGGAGATGTTCCGCGACCTGGACACACTCTGCTATCATCAGGAAGAGCCCTTTGCCAGTGCCAGCATCTATGCGCAGTACCGCGTGCAGCAACTGGCGAAGGAGCACGGGATCTCGGTGCTCATCGATGGGCAGGGGGCCGATGAGCTGTTGGCGGGATACACCTATTACTATCCCATCTACCTGCAGTCCATGCACGGGCTGAACGTCCCGTGGCGGACCAGGCTCAAGGAGCACAGGGCCTATCAGGAACACGACACCACTGGAAATGCGCGGAAGCCATGGGTCGGTCTGACCGATATCCGGCAAAGCATGACCTATCTGAGGCGTGGGAGAACGATATCCCTGAATGAAGTGCTGCATCGGAATTTCACCAAAGGCCCCCTTCAGGAATTGCTTCGGTATGCCGACAGGAATTCCATGGCGCATGGCCGGGAGGTCCGCCTTCCATTCCTGGGCCACGAGCTGGTGGAATTCTGCTTCTCCCTGCCCGACGACCGCAAGCTGCAGCTGGGATGGACCAAGTATGTGATGAGGAAAGCGTTCGAGGATGTCTTGCCGCCAGAGGTGGCTTGGCGCAGGGACAAGTTGGGTTTTGAAGTGCCGGAGGAGGATTGGTTGCGACGATACGCGCCTGGCCGGACCTGGTACCGGATCATGCGGGAGAAGTTCGACCCCGACCACGCGTTCAAGGAACCGAAAGGCTCCTGA
- a CDS encoding threonylcarbamoyl-AMP synthase: MATIGTDLAHAAQLLRLGEIVAIPTETVYGLAANALDETAVLRVFQVKDRPSFDPLIVHIARREEVARLVREVPPGAEALMDAFWPGPLTLVLPKQPAVPDLVTSGLDTVGLRLPAHPLTRELLGLLDFPLAAPSANPFGYVSPTTAQHVADQLGDKVPYILDGGPCSVGVESTIVGWESGRWQLYRTGGITQEALERVVGRVEPAMKQVLPVAPGMLESHYAPRKPLYVGDVPALLRRFAGQPVGVIAFRSEYPGHRCEVLSERGDLAEAARHLFAVLRDMDASDCAVILAEHFPEEGLGRAINDRLRRAAAR; the protein is encoded by the coding sequence ATGGCCACCATCGGCACCGACCTCGCCCATGCCGCTCAGCTCCTGCGCCTTGGGGAGATCGTGGCCATCCCCACCGAAACGGTCTATGGACTGGCCGCCAACGCGCTCGACGAGACCGCCGTCCTTCGGGTATTCCAAGTCAAGGACCGGCCGTCCTTCGATCCGCTGATCGTCCACATCGCCCGGCGCGAAGAGGTGGCCCGCCTGGTGCGCGAGGTCCCTCCAGGCGCCGAAGCCCTCATGGACGCCTTCTGGCCCGGGCCGCTCACGTTGGTGCTGCCCAAACAGCCCGCCGTACCAGATCTGGTCACCAGCGGCCTGGACACTGTTGGCTTGCGTTTGCCCGCCCACCCCCTTACCCGCGAGCTGCTGGGCCTGCTGGACTTCCCCCTCGCGGCACCCAGCGCCAATCCATTCGGCTATGTGAGCCCCACCACCGCACAGCACGTGGCCGACCAGCTCGGCGACAAGGTGCCCTACATCCTCGATGGCGGTCCCTGTTCGGTGGGAGTGGAGTCCACCATTGTGGGTTGGGAAAGCGGTCGATGGCAGCTCTATCGCACGGGGGGCATCACGCAGGAGGCCCTCGAACGGGTCGTCGGTCGTGTGGAGCCCGCCATGAAGCAGGTGCTGCCTGTGGCGCCCGGCATGTTGGAGAGCCACTATGCTCCGCGCAAGCCGCTTTACGTGGGCGATGTGCCCGCCCTGTTGCGCCGTTTTGCCGGGCAGCCCGTGGGCGTGATCGCCTTCCGAAGCGAATACCCGGGTCACCGCTGTGAGGTGCTTTCCGAGCGCGGCGACCTGGCCGAAGCCGCACGTCACCTCTTCGCCGTGCTGCGCGATATGGATGCCAGCGACTGTGCGGTGATCCTGGCGGAGCATTTCCCGGAGGAAGGCCTGGGCCGGGCTATCAATGATCGATTGCGAAGGGCTGCGGCCCGGTGA
- a CDS encoding 1-deoxy-D-xylulose-5-phosphate reductoisomerase, producing the protein MRTWANEHMTRHIAILGSTGSIGTQALEVVREHPDRFQAELLTCGSNTDLLVEQALEFKPNAVVIGDNAKLEAVKEVLFPQGIKVYAGAEALEQAVTMEGIDLVLTALVGYAGLRPTLAAIGAGKPIALANKETLVVAGDLVTAAARDKGVDLYPVDSEHSAIFQCMAGEWHNPIEKIVLTASGGPFRGKTRAELAGVTKVQALKHPNWTMGAKITIDSATLMNKGLEAIEARWLFNLKRKQIEIVTHPQSIIHSIVQFRDGSMKAQMGLPDMKLPILYAMAYPDRPATAWPRFDFTRHPTLTFEQPDLDTFRNLALALEAMDQGGNAPCVLNAANEVAVELFLRDAIGFLEMSDLVEHTLTRVPHIARPTLADLEATDAEARRIARARNTHAWNS; encoded by the coding sequence ATGCGCACATGGGCGAATGAGCACATGACCAGACACATCGCCATCCTCGGCAGCACCGGCTCCATCGGCACACAGGCCCTGGAGGTGGTGCGCGAACATCCGGACCGCTTCCAGGCGGAGTTGCTCACCTGTGGCAGCAACACGGACCTGCTGGTCGAGCAGGCACTGGAGTTCAAGCCCAATGCCGTGGTCATCGGCGATAACGCCAAGCTGGAGGCGGTGAAGGAGGTGCTTTTCCCGCAGGGTATCAAGGTCTACGCGGGTGCCGAAGCGCTGGAACAGGCCGTGACCATGGAGGGCATAGACCTGGTGCTCACCGCGCTGGTGGGCTACGCCGGGCTGCGCCCTACGCTGGCCGCCATCGGAGCGGGGAAACCCATCGCCCTGGCCAACAAGGAGACGCTGGTGGTGGCCGGCGACCTGGTCACCGCCGCGGCGCGCGACAAGGGCGTGGACCTCTATCCGGTGGACAGCGAACACAGCGCCATCTTCCAATGCATGGCCGGCGAGTGGCACAACCCCATCGAAAAGATCGTGCTCACCGCCAGTGGGGGGCCCTTCCGGGGGAAGACCCGCGCCGAACTGGCGGGTGTCACCAAGGTCCAGGCGTTGAAGCACCCCAACTGGACCATGGGCGCCAAGATCACCATCGACAGCGCCACGCTGATGAACAAAGGGCTGGAGGCGATCGAGGCCAGGTGGCTCTTCAACCTGAAGCGCAAGCAGATCGAGATCGTCACGCATCCGCAAAGCATCATCCACAGCATCGTGCAGTTCCGCGATGGCAGCATGAAGGCGCAGATGGGCCTGCCGGACATGAAGCTCCCCATCCTCTACGCCATGGCCTATCCGGACCGCCCCGCAACGGCTTGGCCGCGCTTCGACTTCACACGCCACCCCACGCTCACCTTCGAACAGCCGGACCTGGACACATTCCGCAACCTGGCGCTGGCCCTGGAGGCCATGGACCAGGGCGGCAACGCCCCCTGCGTGCTCAACGCCGCCAATGAGGTGGCCGTTGAACTTTTCCTGCGGGACGCCATCGGCTTCCTGGAAATGAGCGACCTGGTGGAACATACCCTGACCAGGGTGCCACACATCGCCAGGCCCACACTGGCCGACCTGGAGGCCACGGACGCCGAAGCACGCCGAATCGCACGCGCACGCAACACCCACGCATGGAATTCCTGA